A genome region from Mycolicibacterium litorale includes the following:
- a CDS encoding DUF6131 family protein produces MIILGIILVVLGFVLGMNILTTIGAVLVVVGAIFWILGATGRAVGGRKVWY; encoded by the coding sequence GAATCATCTTGGTGGTGTTGGGATTCGTCCTGGGCATGAACATCCTGACGACCATCGGTGCGGTACTCGTGGTCGTTGGGGCCATCTTCTGGATTCTCGGGGCGACCGGCCGCGCGGTCGGGGGCCGAAAAGTCTGGTACTAG